One Sphingomonas sp. FARSPH DNA segment encodes these proteins:
- a CDS encoding penicillin-binding protein 1A — protein MASDPPRITRMTRFRDAVGGALRRVRGRWWVKALAVLAVLAAIGYGVLWITILRDLPSVAQLRTYEPPLPTNVRGNDGSPIQSYARERRVELSYAEYPPLLVRAFLAAEDKTFFEHHGVDYPGLAGAVVDYARKFGTGKRARGGSTITQQVAKNLLIGNEYSPTRKLKEAILAFRIEDTLQKPQILELYLNQIALGRNAFGVEAASHAYFDKELPELDLAQLAYLAILPKGPSNYDPVRHPDRALARRNWVLGEMLKNGFITQGQHDRAVAEPLGTVLRRTPKFERVGGYFVEEVRRQLIDKFGETSRDGPHSVYAGGLWVRTSLDTRLQDLATQALRDGLVRYDRGRGWSRPMRHVDIDGDNWLGALINTNIALDYADWRAAIVIARNGDAWQIGFADGKTAELPRSRAAMPVRGGAASSFSALKPGDIIAVAPEGGGWAIRSIPKVSGGFVVEEPATGRVLAMQGGFDSRIQAFNRATQAMRQPGSTIKPIIYSAALENGMTPATIIVDGPYCVYQGARLGQKCFRNFANMRAAGPHTMRWGIEQSRNLMTVRAAATTGMPKVVDVMKRLGVGTYSPYLAIALGAGETTVSRMVNAYATIANQGRAHEPTLVDFAQDRHGQVIWPENWRACDGCNAPDWNGKAMPRPRDRTRQAIDAMTAYQMVHITEGVIQRGTATTLRDLDRPMFGKTGTTTGPTDVWFIGGTPQFIGGLYLGYDSPRRLGAAEGGTVAAPIFKEFAVKAYDGLEKLPFRAAPGIRMVRIDRASGRPVYGTFPTDSDPKPAVIWEAFKPESEPRRAARHAGPAPAATTAAPKAQGQRDSDFLQREGGIY, from the coding sequence ATGGCGTCCGATCCCCCCCGCATCACCCGCATGACCAGGTTCCGCGACGCAGTCGGCGGCGCGCTGCGCCGCGTGCGGGGGCGCTGGTGGGTGAAGGCGCTGGCGGTGCTCGCGGTGCTTGCCGCAATCGGCTATGGCGTCTTGTGGATCACGATCCTGCGCGATCTGCCCTCCGTCGCGCAGCTGCGCACCTACGAGCCGCCGCTGCCCACCAACGTGCGCGGCAATGACGGCAGCCCGATCCAGTCCTACGCCCGCGAACGGCGCGTCGAATTGTCCTATGCCGAATATCCGCCGCTGCTGGTGCGCGCCTTTCTGGCGGCGGAGGACAAGACGTTCTTCGAGCATCACGGCGTCGATTATCCCGGCCTCGCCGGCGCGGTGGTCGATTACGCGCGCAAGTTCGGCACCGGGAAGCGCGCGCGCGGCGGATCGACCATCACGCAACAGGTCGCCAAGAACCTGCTGATCGGCAACGAATATTCGCCCACGCGCAAGCTCAAGGAGGCGATCCTCGCCTTCCGCATCGAGGATACGCTACAAAAGCCGCAAATCCTCGAACTTTACCTCAACCAGATCGCGTTGGGGCGTAACGCGTTCGGCGTCGAGGCGGCGAGCCACGCCTATTTCGACAAGGAACTGCCCGAACTCGATCTCGCGCAGCTCGCCTATCTCGCGATCCTGCCCAAGGGCCCGTCGAACTACGATCCCGTTCGCCACCCCGACCGCGCGCTGGCACGGCGCAACTGGGTGCTGGGCGAGATGCTGAAGAACGGCTTCATCACGCAAGGCCAGCACGACCGGGCGGTCGCCGAGCCGCTCGGCACCGTGCTGCGCCGCACCCCCAAGTTCGAGCGCGTCGGCGGCTATTTCGTCGAGGAGGTGCGCCGCCAGCTGATCGACAAGTTCGGCGAGACGTCGCGCGACGGGCCGCACAGCGTCTATGCGGGCGGCCTGTGGGTGCGCACCAGTCTCGACACGCGGCTTCAGGACCTCGCCACGCAGGCGCTGCGCGACGGCCTGGTCCGCTACGACCGTGGACGCGGCTGGTCGAGGCCGATGCGCCATGTCGATATCGACGGCGACAATTGGCTTGGCGCGCTGATCAACACCAACATCGCGCTCGATTATGCCGACTGGCGCGCCGCGATCGTCATCGCGCGAAACGGCGACGCTTGGCAGATCGGCTTCGCCGACGGCAAGACCGCCGAGCTGCCACGATCGCGCGCGGCGATGCCGGTGCGCGGCGGCGCAGCGAGCAGCTTTTCGGCGCTGAAGCCCGGCGACATCATCGCGGTCGCGCCGGAAGGCGGCGGCTGGGCGATCCGATCGATACCCAAGGTGTCGGGCGGCTTCGTCGTCGAGGAACCCGCGACCGGCCGCGTGCTGGCGATGCAGGGCGGTTTCGACAGCCGTATCCAGGCGTTCAACCGCGCGACGCAGGCGATGCGCCAGCCGGGATCGACGATCAAGCCGATCATCTATTCCGCCGCACTGGAAAACGGGATGACGCCCGCGACGATCATCGTCGACGGTCCCTATTGCGTCTATCAGGGCGCGCGGCTGGGGCAGAAGTGCTTCCGCAACTTCGCCAACATGCGCGCGGCGGGGCCGCACACGATGCGTTGGGGCATCGAACAGTCGCGCAACCTCATGACGGTGCGCGCCGCGGCCACGACGGGCATGCCCAAGGTCGTCGACGTGATGAAGCGCCTCGGCGTTGGCACCTATTCGCCCTATCTGGCGATCGCACTGGGCGCGGGCGAGACGACGGTCAGCCGCATGGTCAACGCCTATGCGACGATCGCCAATCAGGGGCGCGCGCACGAGCCGACGCTGGTCGATTTCGCGCAGGATCGCCACGGCCAGGTGATCTGGCCGGAAAACTGGCGCGCCTGCGACGGCTGCAACGCGCCCGACTGGAACGGCAAGGCGATGCCGCGTCCGCGCGACCGCACGCGCCAGGCGATCGACGCGATGACCGCCTATCAGATGGTCCATATCACCGAAGGCGTGATCCAGCGCGGCACCGCGACGACGCTGCGCGATCTCGACCGGCCGATGTTCGGCAAGACGGGGACGACGACGGGCCCGACCGACGTCTGGTTCATCGGCGGCACGCCGCAGTTCATCGGCGGGCTTTATCTGGGCTACGACAGTCCGCGCCGACTGGGCGCGGCGGAGGGCGGCACGGTTGCCGCGCCGATCTTCAAGGAATTTGCGGTCAAGGCGTATGACGGGCTGGAAAAGCTGCCGTTCCGCGCCGCGCCGGGCATCCGCATGGTGCGCATCGATCGCGCCAGCGGTCGTCCGGTCTATGGCACCTTCCCGACCGACAGCGATCCCAAGCCGGCGGTGATCTGGGAAGCGTTCAAGCCCGAAAGCGAACCCCGCCGCGCTGCGCGCCACGCTGGCCCCGCCCCCGCGGCGACCACCGCCGCACCCAAGGCGCAGGGCCAGCGCGACAGCGATTTCTTGCAAAGGGAAGGCGGAATCTACTAG
- the prfB gene encoding peptide chain release factor 2, giving the protein MRAEAQSHVDRIKDALALLRRFLDWDRALRRLDELNARVEDQALWNDPKAAQEVMRERRRLDEAITATKAIQSELDDTVELIEMAEAEGDTAMEAEGVEALAALAARAEHDKVQALLAGEADANDTYIEINSGAGGTESQDWAGMLQRMYTRWAERRGMKVELIDYHAGEQAGIKSATLLVKGENAYGFAKTESGVHRLVRISPYDSAARRHTSFSSVWVYPVIDDNIEVEYNESDLRIDTYRASGAGGQHINTTDSAVRITHIPTGIVVQCQNQRSQHKNKAEAYNQLRARLYERELAIREQAANAENATKTDIGWGHQIRSYVLQPYQLVKDLRTGVTSTAPGDVLDGALDPFMAAALSQRVTGEKVDVEDVD; this is encoded by the coding sequence ATGCGCGCCGAAGCGCAATCCCATGTCGACCGCATCAAGGACGCGCTGGCGCTGCTGCGCCGCTTCCTCGATTGGGACCGCGCGCTGCGCCGGCTCGACGAACTCAATGCGCGCGTCGAGGACCAGGCGCTGTGGAACGACCCCAAGGCCGCGCAGGAAGTGATGCGCGAGCGTCGCCGCCTGGACGAGGCGATCACCGCGACCAAAGCGATCCAGAGCGAACTCGACGATACCGTCGAACTGATCGAGATGGCGGAGGCCGAGGGCGACACCGCGATGGAGGCGGAGGGCGTCGAGGCGCTCGCGGCGCTCGCCGCGCGCGCCGAGCACGACAAGGTTCAGGCGCTGCTCGCCGGCGAGGCGGACGCGAACGATACCTATATCGAGATCAACTCGGGTGCGGGTGGTACGGAGAGCCAGGACTGGGCGGGCATGCTGCAGCGTATGTACACGCGCTGGGCCGAACGCCGCGGCATGAAGGTCGAGCTGATCGACTACCACGCGGGCGAGCAGGCGGGGATCAAATCCGCGACGTTGCTGGTCAAGGGCGAGAACGCTTATGGCTTCGCCAAGACCGAAAGCGGCGTCCACCGCCTCGTCCGGATCAGCCCGTATGACAGCGCGGCGCGGCGCCACACCAGCTTCTCGAGCGTCTGGGTCTATCCGGTCATCGACGACAATATCGAGGTCGAATACAACGAAAGCGACCTGCGCATCGACACCTATCGCGCGAGTGGCGCCGGCGGCCAGCACATCAACACCACCGATTCCGCGGTGCGCATCACGCACATCCCGACCGGCATCGTCGTCCAGTGCCAGAACCAGCGCTCGCAGCACAAGAACAAGGCGGAGGCGTACAACCAGCTGCGCGCGCGCCTGTACGAGCGTGAACTGGCGATCCGCGAGCAGGCGGCCAACGCGGAAAATGCGACCAAGACCGACATCGGCTGGGGGCATCAGATCCGCTCCTACGTCCTCCAGCCGTATCAGCTGGTGAAGGACCTGCGCACCGGCGTCACCTCCACCGCGCCGGGCGACGTGCTCGACGGCGCGCTCGATCCGTTCATGGCGGCGGCGCTGTCGCAGCGCGTGACGGGCGAGAAGGTCGACGTCGAGGACGTCGATTGA
- a CDS encoding class I SAM-dependent methyltransferase codes for MDATRRIGRGWVDGVLCALLLLAACDGSKPLIRHDAEEPGPFPAADRPVANIVSSRWSNEEARDRLNEATEVMDKAKIRRGMTVADIGAGEGYYTIRLAQRVGKTGRVLAEDIVASVRDALADRVAREDLENVSVRLGEPADPKLPEKSFDRVLMVHMYHEIAQPYEFLWRLRPSVKPDGLVVVVDADRRPQDHGTPPELLRCEFAAVGYRLVSQSPMPSAGGYMATFQPSGARPEPAQIKACRLR; via the coding sequence ATGGACGCGACGCGTCGCATCGGGCGGGGTTGGGTGGACGGCGTGCTGTGCGCGCTGCTGCTGCTCGCCGCGTGCGACGGGTCGAAACCGCTGATCCGCCACGATGCCGAGGAGCCGGGGCCGTTCCCCGCCGCCGATCGCCCCGTCGCCAATATCGTCTCGTCGCGCTGGTCGAACGAAGAGGCGCGCGATCGGCTGAACGAGGCGACCGAGGTGATGGACAAGGCGAAAATCCGCCGCGGCATGACCGTCGCCGACATCGGTGCGGGGGAGGGCTATTATACGATCCGCCTGGCGCAGCGCGTCGGCAAGACGGGGCGCGTGCTGGCGGAGGACATCGTCGCGAGCGTCCGCGACGCACTCGCCGACCGCGTCGCGCGCGAGGACCTGGAGAACGTCTCCGTGCGCCTCGGCGAACCCGCCGATCCGAAGCTGCCCGAAAAGAGCTTCGATCGCGTATTGATGGTGCACATGTATCACGAGATCGCGCAGCCCTATGAATTCCTGTGGCGGCTGCGCCCGTCGGTGAAGCCGGACGGCCTCGTCGTGGTGGTCGACGCGGACCGCCGGCCGCAGGATCACGGCACGCCGCCCGAACTGCTCCGTTGCGAATTCGCCGCGGTCGGCTATCGCCTGGTGTCGCAGTCGCCGATGCCGTCGGCGGGCGGCTACATGGCGACCTTCCAGCCGAGCGGCGCGCGGCCGGAGCCAGCGCAGATCAAGGCATGCCGCCTGCGCTGA